A window of the Rhinoraja longicauda isolate Sanriku21f chromosome 42, sRhiLon1.1, whole genome shotgun sequence genome harbors these coding sequences:
- the pou6f1 gene encoding POU domain, class 6, transcription factor 1 — METGTLAEQGDNLYITKQATAMTVQEITKVSSRKVDVPSKVGGDAEPQRIVLPAAVVGEEANDSSVSTEVPKYLNNCVQENQSHRSSEQTRIMPVNEIQSSRVQLQAQQTVPIPVPTITPILTSENLATVVMASAGSVPLNQSLLIPLNMTSPINAQQGLVFTIPTAPLASLPGFTPVTGAGGILRLPLPNTQATSLLNTTLQTAQLQQILQPQPTLPSLSTSTLPVKQTETQAQITSINTHQGLTLNPTILSSQAQLVGSLTATPVIANAMHGFQGIMSPIITNAQGQVIGTLPLVMNPATISTTNTVTAVPAQSLQVQAVTPQMLLNAQGQVIATVISNQFVPVLSRQGGLLSPVKTLQQVQVFQPIATVAPPNVTPAASSAPTEPPVTSTNTLSSASVGQLVSQPQNAPTEVDGINLEEIREFSKNFKIRRLSLGLTQTQVGQALSAAEGPAYSQSAICRFEKLDITPKSAQKIKPVLERWLTEAEVRHRAGIQNLTEFVGSEPSKKRKRRTSFTPQALEILNVHFEKNTHPTGQEMTEIAEQLNYDREVVRVWFCNKRQTLKNTIKRLQPNDSTESGSGEPLLDSKVNNAGTG, encoded by the exons GCTACTGCGATGACTGTCCAGGAAATCACCAAAGTTTCATCCAGGAAGGTGGATGTTCCATCCAAAGTAGGGGGTGACGCAGAACCTCAAAGGATTGTTCTTCCAGCAGCAGTAGTGGGCGAGGAAGCCAATGACAGCAGTGTTTCCACTGAGGTGCCGAAATACCTCAACAACTGTGTGCAGGAGAACCAAAGCCACAGGTCCAGTG AACAAACCAGGATAATGCCAGTGAATGAAATACAAAGCAGCAGGGTACAGCTCCAAGCACAGCAGACTGTGCCCATCCCAGTACCAACAATCACTCCG ATTCTGACATCGGAAAACCTGGCGACAGTGGTGATGGCTTCAGCCGGAAGTGTCCCATTAAACCAGTCTCTTCTCATTCCGCTCAACATGACAAGTCCAATAAATGCACAACAGGGACTTGTGTTTACTATTCCCACAGCACCTCTTGCTTCTCTCCCAGGATTCACTCCTGTCACTGGTGCAGGAGGCATTCTCAGGCTTCCTCTGCCCAACACGCAGG CTACATCCTTGCTGAATACCACACTCCAGACGGCACAGCTTCAACAGATCCTTCAACCTCAGCCCACTCTACCGTCCCTTTCTACATCTACTCTACCCGTGAAGCAAACGGAAACGCAAGCCCAGATTACTTCCATCAACACACATCAAGGCCTGACTTTAAATCCCACAata CTCAGCAGTCAAGCTCAACTTGTCGGCTCTTTGACTGCGACACCAGTTATTGCCAATGCCATGCATGGTTTTCAGGGAATTATGAGTCCGATCATAACTAATGCACAAGGACAG GTCATAGGAACTCTTCCCTTAGTCATGAATCCAGCTACAATATCAACAACCAATACAGTGACAGCAGTACCAGCACAAAGCCTACAAGTGCAAGCAGTCACACCGCAGATGCTGCTGAACGCACAAGGTCAAGTGATTGCGACCGTGATCAGCAACCAGTTTGTACCAGTTCTCAGCCGACAAGGGGGCCTCCTCTCCCCTGTAAAGACGTTGCAGCAG GTACAAGTTTTCCAGCCAATAGCTACAGTTGCACCACCCAACGTGACCCCAGCCGCATCCTCTGCACCGACTGAACCTCCCGTTACTTCAACCAACACTCTTTCCAGTGCGAGTGTTGGACAACTGGTCAGCC AGCCTCAGAATGCACCCACTGAGGTGGACGGAATAAACCTGGAAGAAATACGTGAATTTTCAAAGAATTTTAAGATCCGACGACTATCTCTCGGGCTGACACAGACACAGGTTGGACAGGCATTGAGTGCAGCAGAGGGACCTGCCTACAGCCAGTCAGCTATCTGCAG GTTTGAGAAATTGGACATCACTCCTAAAAGTGCGCAGAAGATCAAGCCGGTGCTTGAAAGGTGGCTGACAGAAGCAGAAGTGCGGCATCGTGCGGGCATACAAAACCTCACCGAGTTTGTTGGCAGTGAACCTTCCAAGAAACGCAAGCGCCGCACGTCCTTCACACCACAGGCCCTGGAAATCCTTAACGTCCATTTTGAGAAGAACACCCACCCCACCGGTCAAGAAATGACAGAGATAGCTGAGCAGCTGAACTATGACCGAGAGGTGGTCAGAGTCTGGTTCTGTAACAAGCGGCAGACTTTAAAAAACACCATCAAGAGATTGCAGCCGAACGACTCGACGGAATCGGGCTCAGGTGAGCCATTACTGGACTCCAAAGTAAACAATGCTGGAACGGGCTGA